A single window of Vanessa atalanta chromosome 27, ilVanAtal1.2, whole genome shotgun sequence DNA harbors:
- the LOC125074394 gene encoding probable chitinase 2 produces the protein MVGKVSLIFLIVALMASVMDGQTLGGPMHGKVVVCYVATWAVYRPGEGKYGLADLEPSLCTHLIYSFAGLDESTMSIKSLDPWQDLEKDYGKAGYKNLVSLKARYPHLKVTVAIGGWNEGSSKYSVMASKPETRAKFVQSVMFFLNTYKFDGLDLDWEYPTKRGGNPEDKANYVAMVKELKDAFEPYGYILTAALGAGKDTMESAYDLAKLSRYLDFIHMMCYDYHGTWDNLVGANAPLDGIGENDVLSVKYTIEYMLSHGVSPYKMVLGLPMYGRTFILSDPNVKNIEFGVTPTKSVTFAGPWTREAGFIGYNEVCAELTNKSSKWTQHWEEKTATPYLRDGERVIVYDNPRSIAVKIKMAIDYGLGGLMVWSIDTDDFKGACEPEPGAYQDFVDRYNDMVDDPLLQEALKNLNLPDGNRIENLSRRTSYVISNNKLHLRLPEPEFSNYPLMRTINDATTIALEEKRILDEMKAITRKNEIGDTDDDKGSAKAIAGSVICVLICVVFAFKLY, from the exons GTCCCATGCACGGGAAGGTAGTCGTCTGTTACGTCGCGACGTGGGCAGTCTACCGACCAGGTGAAGGGAAGTACGGGTTAGCCGATCTGGAACCATCTCTTTGCACGCATCTCATTTATTCCTTTGCTGGGTTAGACGAATCCACCATGAGCATCAAGAGTCTCG ATCCCTGGCAAGATCTAGAAAAGGACTACGGAAAGGCAGGTTACAAAAACCTCGTAAGTCTTAAAGCAAGATATCCGCATCTCAAAGTGACAGTTGCTATCGGAGGCTGGAACGAGGGCTCGTCTAAATATTCCGTCATGGCGTCCAAACCAGAGACAAGGGCGAAGTTTGTGCAGAGTGTCATGTTCTTTTTAAA TACGTATAAGTTCGATGGCTTGGATTTGGATTGGGAATACCCGACAAAGAGAGGAGGAAACCCAGAAGATAAAGCCAACTACGTAGCTATGGTCAAG GAACTAAAAGACGCATTCGAGCCTTATGGCTACATCCTGACGGCTGCGCTGGGCGCTGGTAAAGATACAATGGAAAGTGCTTACGATCTTGCCAAATTGAGTCGCTATCTAGATTTCATACATATGATGTGTTACGATTACCACGGAACCTGGGACAACTTGGTTGGAGCAAACGCTCCTCTAGATGGAATTGGAGAAAATGATGTCCTAAGTGTG AAATACACCATTGAATATATGCTTTCCCACGGCGTGAGTCCTTACAAGATGGTTCTCGGGTTACCAATGTACGGTCGTACTTTTATTTTGAGCGACCCGAATGTCAAAAACATTGAATTCGGCGTAACGCCAACCAAATCCGTCACATTCGCTGGACCTTGGACCAGGGAAGCTGGATTTATTGGATATAATGag GTCTGTGCAGAACTTACTAATAAGTCGTCTAAATGGACACAACATTGGGAAGAAAAAACAGCAACGCCCTATCTCCGAGACGGCGAAAGAGTTATCGTTTATGATAATCCAAGATCTATTGCTGTTAAAAtaaa AATGGCCATTGACTATGGTCTCGGAGGACTCATGGTGTGGAGTATAGATACTGATGACTTTAAAGGTGCCTGCGAACCAGAACCTGGTGCATATCAAGATTTTGTTGATCGATACAACGATATGGTGGACGATCCTCTTTTGCAAGAGGCGTTAAAGAATCTTAATTTACCAGATG GAAACCGCATAGAAAACTTAAGTAGACGTACTTCATACGTTATTTCAAACAACAAACTACATCTCCGATTACCAGAACCTGAATTCTCCAACTACCCCTTAATGAGAACAATAAATGATGCAACTACAATCGCGCTAGAAGAGAAGCGAATACTGGATGAAATGAAGGCAATAACGAGAAAGAATGAGATAGGAGATACCGATGACGATAAAGGTTCAGCGAAGGCAATAGCTGGTAGTGTTATATGTGTTCTGATATGCGTTGTGTTTGCTTTCAAGCTGTACTGA
- the LOC125074397 gene encoding probable chitinase 2, with amino-acid sequence MAAFISLFFLFVTLLHDLADGRGLAGSSHDKVIVCYVSRWSVYRPGAGSFDIFDIEPSLCTHLIYCFVGLDENTFKITNIDAYQDLEINDGKGGFKRIVALKEKHKHLKVSIGIGGWNEGSAKYSKMAADPKLRNIFIRSVMNFLETYKFDGLDLNWDYPTQRGGKPEDRKNYVHLIRELSEAFEPYGFLLTAALRPGKDDMDTVYDLTHVNYYLDFMHIMTYDYHGAWDGVVGANAPIRGQYKDDIYSIEYTINYLLSHGLTPSKMVFGLPMYGRTYWFNTRNVNDIVFGETTTKTTGFQGPFSKEDGFMGYNEICLEMTNKSSLWTQHWEEHTSTPYIRDEERFITYDNPRSIANKVKFAMDRGLGGFSAWSIVTDDFRGSCDEEPDTYKDYIERFNKISDQTLLKDALISLTENENENQFYVISDKKVRLRLPKPSFANYPLLRTVNEAIFLATEEKRVLDEMEKIKTHRRNELEKGSSPCIRTCTEVCFYGL; translated from the exons gatCGTCACATGACAAGGTTATAGTGTGCTACGTGTCCCGATGGTCAGTGTACCGGCCTGGAGCTGGTAGCTTCGACATATTCGATATAGAGCCGTCGCTCTGCACACATCTTATTTATTGCTTCGTCGGCCTTGACGAGAACACGTTTAAGATCACTAATATTG atGCATACCAAGATTTGGAAATTAATGATGGTAAAGGAGGGTTTAAGCGGATCGTGGCCTTGAAAGAGAAGCACAAACACCTTAAAGTCTCAATAGGTATTGGAGGATGGAATGAGGGTTCCGCTAAATATTCCAAGATGGCTGCTGATCCAAAACTgaggaatatatttataaggagTGTCATGAACTTTTTAGA AACATATAAATTCGATGGTCTCGATTTGAACTGGGATTACCCGACACAAAGAGGAGGCAAGCCGGAAGATAGGAAAAACTACGTACATTTGATTAgg GAATTGTCAGAAGCATTCGAACCATATGGCTTTCTTCTAACAGCTGCACTAAGACCTGGCAAAGACGATATGGACACGGTGTACGATCTGACACATGTCAATTACTACCTAGATTTCATGCACATCATGACGTATGACTACCATGGAGCTTGGGATGGCGTGGTGGGAGCGAATGCGCCAATACGAGGCCAATACAAAGATGACATATACAGCATA GAATACACAATAAATTACCTTTTGTCCCATGGCCTGACTCCAAGTAAGATGGTGTTTGGTTTACCGATGTATGGACGAACTTATTGGTTTAATACTCGTAATGTCAATGATATAGTATTTGGTGAAACAACTACGAAAACAACAGGATTCCAAGGACCATTCAGTAAAGAAGACGGTTTCATGGGATATAATGAG ATCTGTTTGGAAATGACAAATAAATCCTCTCTATGGACTCAACATTGGGAGGAGCATACGAGTACGCCATATATTCGAGACGAAGAGCGTTTCATTACATATGATAATCCACGCTCCATCGCCAATAAAGTCaa GTTTGCAATGGATCGCGGTCTTGGTGGCTTCTCAGCTTGGAGTATAGTAACCGATGACTTCAGGGGATCCTGTGACGAGGAACCGGATACGTACAAAGATTACATCGAAAGATTCAATAAGATTTCAGACCAAACTCTTCTAAAAGATGCATTGATTAGTTTGACAGAAA ACGAAAACGAAAATCAATTCTACGTGATATCCGACAAAAAAGTACGTTTACGTCTTCCGAAGCCGAGTttcgcaaattacccactcctgAGGACTGTCAACGAAGCTATATTCCTAGCAACAGAAGAGAAGAGAGTCCTAGATGAAATGGagaaaattaaaacacataGAAGGAATGAGTTAGAGAAGGGCAGCTCACCCTGTATAAGGACTTGCACAGAGGTCTGCTTTTACGGCTTGTAA